Sequence from the Raphanus sativus cultivar WK10039 unplaced genomic scaffold, ASM80110v3 Scaffold4650, whole genome shotgun sequence genome:
ACCACTAGGCACCGCGACATCTCGCGTTCCCTAGCCAGCGCGGTTAATGCTTCCACTAGCGGTCGAGGACTGGCAAAGTCGAGCAGGAACCGTGACACAGCGTCGGTGCTTGGTCCAGCCACCAGCCTCTCCCACGCCACGTCAGCATCCACCTTTGACCTACGCCTTGTGAAAACCGGAGTCGCATCCAGTCTCTGAATAAACCATTTCTTGATCTTTCTCAACCGTTCTATTTTATTTCTCTGTTTGCAAGCTAATCCGAAAGTGTTTCTCTTTATCTCATCTACCACTTTACTCAGCAACTCTTCTCTGTCTCTCATGTTTAAGAACGGTTCATTCCTGAAAAAGTTGTCGAACTCTGGAACTCCGATTGCTTTCTTGATCCCTCTTGAGTACtcagaatccgagtagtcaaaAAAATCTCTAACTTCTTCGACCATTCCATTTTCCACCATCTTATCAACTCTCTCATATACAAACCCGTGCAAAACGGGAAGTGCCACGTCAACCCATAGAAAACAACAATCGTATCTCGACCTGAATTTGTAGTCTTCGTCGTCTACTAGAGCCTCAACGTAAGAGTTGGAACCTCCAACGATGATTGGAAGCTTTCCACGACTAAGGATGCTTTCAACTGAGAGATTCGCCATATGACGGAAGTTTACAGCGGTTAATTCAGCTTCAGGAGGCAAGACACCTAGGAGATGGTGCGGTACCCCGCAACTCTCCTCGGTCGTGATCTTGTTTGTGACAATGTCGAGTCCTTGGTGAACTTGAATCTTGTCAGAGTTTATGATCTCAGCAGGAAAACGAGTGGCTAGATCAACGGAGAGTCGTGACTTGCCTGTCCCGGTAGCACCCATGATGACCACGACTTTATCCTTTGGACCGGATGGGCTTAGAGTTAGCATATTGGGACCAAAGTTTGCCGGGGGGAAGTTTAACGCCGTCGAAGGAGGCAATGTCTGTTTGCACATGGCCATAGATACCCTCATGATCATGATGATagagatattttaaaaacttgGCAATATGAACTTGGGACGTCaggtattttataatatatatttagatatgttTGGCGACTCTGTATGGACTGGACTTATGAAATGCTCAggtgaatttatatatataagggTCACACCTGTGAAAAATAACTGTGTACGAATAATATTAATATAGGACAAGTTGGGTTGGCTTTTTTAATTTTGGTCAAAAcctattattttttcttcactttACTTTATTCTCTTCTATTTGTTTTTTAGTCTAACCGAACATTTGATACGCGTGCAGTGCCGATGATACATAATGTCTCAATCAAGTTTAAACTTCTGGTGCATTTGATGTGAAGTTAAGATAcgattttttggaaaatattgaTCAGAAGCACTCCcgttttttataaaagaagaCGAAATATCTACATTATTTGAGTTGAGTAGAGGCTATATAATAGTCtcctttttagttttaatttatatgaaaactGGGTTGTATAAGCTTGAATTTCTTTGGTTGCATGAAGTAAATTTAGCTTACGCTTCACAAGCATCaacttaaaataaaacagaTAAATTAGAGTTATTATGCTTCCTCTGATCGGCATACTAAATGTTAATATGTAGGTACTCCATCAAAAGGTTATGCAGATGTGATtctatgttttataattttgatattctCATGgttctttagtttctttttttttctgagaattttaatgattattttaCTTCTTGTTGAATAATATAAAGATTCTATTGGACCGTCCATTAATGAATTGGAGAGGCAAAATTGTTTACCGACCTGCAATGGCCAAGATCTCCGCAACCTCTCTTTATTACTCTTCGTACAATCTTAAGACGGGAAAAGTGGAAAACCAACACAAATACATGTTATTGTTTTTACATTATAATTATTCACATGATAAGATAAGAAATATAATGGTCTGAGAAAGGGACTTTAAAAAGATTATTCTTACAACGACAAGTCGTAGCTATTTGCCTAATGGGATGTAATTTTGCTTGTGTGCGAACTTATCAATGTGTGCATGCTCCTAAACGTCCATGTACGTATCTGATTCCTCCATTCCTACATGTaccaaaaatacataataataaaattattattatttgaagtTAATTAGGCATCAACATTTCTGTTTAA
This genomic interval carries:
- the LOC130507499 gene encoding adenylate isopentenyltransferase 3, chloroplastic-like; translation: MIMRVSMAMCKQTLPPSTALNFPPANFGPNMLTLSPSGPKDKVVVIMGATGTGKSRLSVDLATRFPAEIINSDKIQVHQGLDIVTNKITTEESCGVPHHLLGVLPPEAELTAVNFRHMANLSVESILSRGKLPIIVGGSNSYVEALVDDEDYKFRSRYDCCFLWVDVALPVLHGFVYERVDKMVENGMVEEVRDFFDYSDSEYSRGIKKAIGVPEFDNFFRNEPFLNMRDREELLSKVVDEIKRNTFGLACKQRNKIERLRKIKKWFIQRLDATPVFTRRRSKVDADVAWERLVAGPSTDAVSRFLLDFASPRPLVEALTALAREREMSRC